In a single window of the Nicotiana tomentosiformis chromosome 8, ASM39032v3, whole genome shotgun sequence genome:
- the LOC104092486 gene encoding non-specific lipid-transfer protein 1-like, whose protein sequence is MAISRKLVKPLSLLLLYMVLLAAAALRAEAAITCSTVVNGLIPCLSYVVNGGKVPPTCCKGIKSLYGAVKTTADRRSVCSCLKTATSSVSGINFKNAAALPGKCGVKNIPFKISPKADCSKVK, encoded by the coding sequence ATGGCTATCTCGAGAAAGCTTGTTAAACCTCTTTCTCTGCTGCTCCTTTACATGGTACTATTAGCAGCGGCCGCACTTCGCGCCGAAGCGGCAATCACATGTAGCACGGTGGTCAACGGCCTAATTCCGTGCCTTAGCTACGTAGTGAACGGCGGCAAGGTGCCGCCAACTTGCTGCAAGGGGATTAAATCCCTCTACGGCGCCGTAAAGACCACGGCGGATCGCCGGAGTGTTTGCTCGTGTTTGAAAACCGCTACCTCAAGTGTTAGTGGTATCAACTTCAAGAATGCTGCTGCCCTCCCTGGCAAATGTGGCGTCAAAAATATTCCCTTCAAGATTAGCCCTAAAGCTGATTGCTCAAAGGTGAAGTGA